One genomic region from Paraburkholderia azotifigens encodes:
- the ureG gene encoding urease accessory protein UreG yields the protein MNAPHTMQRTKKLPPLRVGVGGPVGSGKTTLLEMLCKAMRDKYDLVAITNDIYTKEDQRLLTVAGALPAERIMGVETGGCPHTAIREDASINLEAVDRMLGRFPDADIVFIESGGDNLAATFSPELSDLTIYVIDVAGGEKIPRKGGPGITKSDLLVINKTDLAPMVGANLDVMASDAGKMRGARPFVMCNLKALDGLDEVISFIERKGLLVV from the coding sequence ATGAACGCACCTCATACGATGCAACGCACGAAGAAACTGCCGCCGCTGCGCGTGGGCGTCGGCGGCCCTGTCGGCTCCGGCAAGACGACGCTGCTCGAGATGCTTTGCAAGGCGATGCGCGACAAGTACGACCTTGTCGCGATTACCAACGACATCTACACGAAGGAAGACCAGCGCCTGCTGACGGTGGCGGGCGCATTGCCCGCCGAGCGCATCATGGGTGTCGAGACGGGCGGCTGTCCGCATACGGCGATCCGCGAGGATGCTTCCATCAACCTGGAAGCGGTGGACCGGATGCTTGGGCGCTTTCCGGATGCCGACATCGTGTTTATTGAATCGGGTGGCGATAATCTTGCCGCGACGTTCAGTCCCGAACTGTCCGATCTGACGATTTATGTGATCGATGTTGCGGGTGGGGAGAAGATTCCGCGCAAGGGCGGGCCTGGGATTACGAAGTCCGATCTGCTCGTCATCAACAAGACGGATCTGGCGCCTATGGTCGGCGCGAATCTCGATGTGATGGCGTCCGATGCCGGGAAGATGCGCGGTGCGCGGCCTTTTGTGATGTGCAACCTCAAGGCGCTTGATGGGCTTGATGAGGTGATTTCGTTTATTGAACGCAAGGGGTTGCTGGTGGTGTGA
- a CDS encoding urease accessory protein UreF codes for MRIAELTALLHLASPALPIGAFSYSQGLEAAIEAQFVTDADTACAWIKSGLSNVLAHGELPFLAHQIERWRAHDAAALSDGNREFLASRESSELRRETEQMGWSLRQLCASLEWGDDMRRQTLASMTPLAQPTAFAFAAFAHGAATDAALAAYAFSWVENQAAAALKAVPLGQLAGQRIIVALREPIDAAVRQALATSPDDINTFAPQLGILSARHESQYSRLFRS; via the coding sequence ATGCGCATCGCTGAACTCACTGCACTGTTGCATCTCGCGTCGCCGGCGCTGCCGATCGGCGCGTTCAGCTATTCGCAAGGGCTCGAGGCGGCCATCGAAGCGCAGTTCGTCACCGATGCCGACACCGCGTGTGCGTGGATCAAAAGCGGACTGTCGAATGTGCTCGCGCATGGCGAGTTGCCGTTTCTCGCGCATCAGATCGAACGTTGGCGCGCGCATGATGCGGCTGCATTGTCGGACGGCAACCGCGAGTTTCTCGCGAGCCGCGAGTCGTCGGAACTGCGGCGCGAGACGGAGCAGATGGGCTGGTCGTTGCGGCAGTTGTGCGCATCGCTCGAATGGGGCGACGACATGCGCCGTCAGACGCTCGCATCGATGACGCCCCTTGCGCAGCCCACGGCCTTCGCGTTTGCCGCCTTCGCGCACGGCGCGGCGACGGATGCAGCCCTCGCCGCCTACGCATTCAGCTGGGTCGAAAACCAGGCGGCCGCCGCGTTGAAGGCCGTGCCGCTTGGACAGCTGGCGGGACAGCGCATCATCGTCGCGTTGCGCGAGCCGATCGATGCCGCCGTCAGGCAGGCGCTGGCCACATCGCCCGACGATATCAATACGTTTGCGCCGCAACTCGGCATTCTGTCGGCGCGACACGAGTCGCAGTATTCGCGGCTCTTCCGTTCATAG